From one Streptococcus pneumoniae genomic stretch:
- a CDS encoding DUF3114 domain-containing protein: MWRLLTKGSWSFSQTGLAERYRVAGQVLALKEQGWSDETLARIVERRLNLHDSRVGSSLFRELWRLEKMSKTPRQLLQVLVTSVGMPEDVSGELAENQALVARFHPDLAPHDPFWWELSDVVDQAFLQQTMAEKDLLARQLHQLRYVISSQQAEYVRLQFKQAGETDSQALARYLRKTYPWWRWKKDYTIGTSARLHNKLKFDKGQKFYPSGYPSFNIKILLHFHTEFILDSRGNFLNEMDAQEVTEIGIVNGASFNYGKAGKRHWDLDVDTVGPHDPAFRDRATKGFRAPNRSGKTVADYERSYFNREGLYAEKGLSNYQQTKLVVREFKRMMRKRGFHL, encoded by the coding sequence ATGTGGAGGCTTCTAACCAAAGGAAGCTGGTCTTTTAGTCAGACAGGACTAGCAGAACGCTATCGTGTAGCAGGGCAGGTGCTAGCCTTAAAAGAGCAAGGCTGGTCGGATGAGACATTAGCGAGGATAGTAGAGAGACGATTAAACCTACATGACAGTCGAGTGGGATCTAGCTTATTTCGTGAGCTTTGGCGGCTGGAAAAAATGTCTAAAACGCCTCGGCAGCTCTTGCAAGTCTTGGTGACGAGTGTCGGTATGCCAGAAGATGTCTCAGGAGAATTGGCTGAAAACCAAGCACTCGTTGCACGCTTTCATCCAGACCTTGCACCCCATGATCCTTTCTGGTGGGAGCTTTCCGATGTCGTGGACCAAGCCTTTCTACAGCAGACCATGGCGGAAAAAGACTTGCTGGCACGGCAACTCCACCAGCTTCGCTATGTCATTTCCAGCCAGCAGGCAGAGTATGTGCGCCTGCAGTTTAAACAGGCTGGGGAGACGGACAGTCAGGCTCTTGCCCGCTATCTCAGAAAGACCTATCCTTGGTGGCGCTGGAAAAAAGATTACACGATTGGCACTTCAGCCCGGCTTCACAACAAGCTCAAGTTTGACAAGGGGCAAAAATTCTATCCGTCAGGCTATCCTTCCTTTAATATCAAGATTTTGCTCCATTTTCATACGGAGTTTATCCTCGACAGTCGGGGCAATTTTCTCAATGAAATGGATGCACAAGAGGTCACCGAGATTGGCATTGTCAATGGAGCCAGCTTCAACTACGGAAAAGCAGGAAAACGCCATTGGGACTTGGATGTAGATACTGTTGGGCCCCATGATCCTGCCTTTCGCGACCGAGCGACCAAGGGATTTCGGGCTCCCAATCGCAGTGGTAAGACGGTAGCTGATTACGAGCGCAGCTATTTTAACCGAGAAGGTCTGTATGCCGAAAAAGGGCTATCCAATTACCAGCAGACCAAATTAGTCGTTCGGGAGTTTAAAAGAATGATGAGAAAAAGAGGATTTCACTTGTAA
- the thrS gene encoding threonine--tRNA ligase, with translation MIKITFPDGAVREFESGVTTFDIAQSISNSLAKKALAGKLNGKLIDTTRAITEDGSLEIVTPDHEDALDILRHSAAHLFAQAARRHFPDIHLGVGPAIQDGFYYDTDNEAGQISNEDLAAIEEEMRKIVKENFPSIREEVSKDEAREIFKNDPYKLELIEEHSEDEGGLTIYRQGEYVDLCRGPHVPSTGRIQVFQLLNVAGAYWRGNSDNAMMQRVYGTAWFDKKDLKNYIQMREEAKERDHRKLGKELDLFMISQEVGQGLPFWLPNGATIRRTLERYITDKELASGYQHVYTPPLASVELYKTSGHWEHYHEDMFPPMDMGDGEEFVLRPMNCPHHIQVYKNHVRSYRELPVRIAELGMMHRYEKSGALSGLQRVREMTLNDGHIFVAPEQIQEEFKRALQLIIDVYEDFNLTDYRFRLSYRDPEDKHKYYDNDEMWENAQAMLKAAMDDMDLDYFEAEGEAAFYGPKLDIQVKTALGNEETLSTIQLDFLLPERFDLHYIGADGEEHRPVMIHRGVISTMERFTAILIETYKGAFPTWLAPTQVTLIPVSNEKHVDYAWEVAKELQNRGVRAVVDERNEKMQYKIRQSQTSKIPYQLIVGDKEMEDRAVNVRRYGHKETQTVSLSDFTEQILADIANYSRAKKDA, from the coding sequence ATGATTAAAATTACCTTCCCAGACGGCGCTGTACGCGAATTTGAATCTGGTGTAACGACTTTTGACATTGCACAATCTATCAGCAATTCTCTTGCTAAAAAGGCCCTTGCTGGTAAATTGAACGGCAAATTGATTGATACCACTCGTGCGATTACGGAGGACGGCTCACTTGAGATTGTCACTCCAGACCATGAGGATGCGCTTGACATCTTGCGCCACTCAGCTGCCCACTTGTTTGCGCAAGCGGCTCGCCGCCATTTCCCAGACATTCACTTGGGAGTTGGTCCTGCCATTCAAGATGGTTTCTACTATGACACCGACAATGAAGCAGGTCAGATTTCAAATGAAGATTTGGCAGCCATTGAAGAAGAGATGAGAAAAATCGTTAAAGAGAATTTCCCAAGCATCCGTGAGGAAGTGTCAAAAGATGAGGCGCGTGAGATTTTCAAAAACGATCCTTACAAATTGGAGTTGATTGAAGAGCATTCTGAGGACGAGGGTGGTTTGACCATTTACCGTCAAGGTGAATATGTTGACCTCTGCCGTGGCCCTCATGTGCCGTCAACAGGTCGCATTCAGGTCTTCCAATTGCTCAATGTGGCAGGTGCTTACTGGCGTGGAAATAGCGACAATGCCATGATGCAACGGGTTTATGGTACAGCTTGGTTTGACAAAAAAGATTTGAAAAACTACATTCAAATGAGAGAAGAAGCCAAAGAACGTGACCACCGTAAGCTTGGTAAAGAGCTTGATTTGTTCATGATTAGCCAAGAAGTGGGACAAGGTCTACCATTCTGGTTGCCAAACGGAGCGACAATCCGTCGTACCTTGGAGCGCTACATTACCGATAAGGAATTGGCGTCTGGTTACCAACACGTCTACACTCCACCGCTTGCTTCTGTTGAGCTTTACAAGACTTCTGGTCACTGGGAGCACTACCATGAAGACATGTTCCCACCAATGGATATGGGAGACGGGGAAGAATTCGTCCTTCGCCCAATGAACTGTCCGCACCACATTCAGGTCTATAAAAACCATGTACGTTCCTACCGTGAATTGCCAGTTCGTATTGCAGAGCTCGGTATGATGCACCGTTATGAAAAATCAGGTGCCCTTTCAGGTCTCCAACGTGTGCGTGAAATGACCTTGAATGACGGTCATATCTTCGTTGCTCCAGAACAAATCCAAGAAGAATTCAAACGTGCGCTTCAGTTGATTATCGATGTTTATGAAGATTTCAACTTGACAGATTATCGCTTCCGTCTATCTTATCGTGACCCAGAAGATAAGCATAAATATTACGACAATGACGAGATGTGGGAAAATGCCCAAGCCATGCTGAAGGCAGCCATGGATGACATGGACTTGGATTACTTTGAGGCAGAAGGAGAAGCAGCCTTCTATGGTCCGAAATTGGATATTCAGGTGAAAACAGCTCTTGGAAATGAAGAAACTCTTTCAACCATTCAGCTTGATTTCTTGCTTCCAGAGCGCTTTGACCTTCATTATATCGGGGCTGACGGGGAAGAACACCGTCCAGTTATGATTCACCGTGGAGTGATTTCAACCATGGAACGCTTTACTGCTATCCTGATTGAAACTTACAAGGGTGCCTTCCCAACCTGGCTTGCACCAACCCAAGTAACCCTTATCCCAGTTTCAAATGAGAAACATGTGGACTACGCTTGGGAAGTAGCCAAAGAATTGCAAAACCGTGGTGTACGTGCCGTTGTCGATGAGCGCAATGAAAAAATGCAGTATAAGATTCGCCAAAGTCAAACCAGCAAGATTCCATATCAATTGATCGTCGGAGACAAGGAAATGGAAGACCGCGCGGTCAACGTCCGTCGCTATGGACACAAGGAAACACAAACTGTTAGCCTTTCTGACTTCACCGAGCAAATCCTTGCTGACATCGCCAACTACTCTCGTGCGAAAAAAGACGCTTAA
- a CDS encoding GNAT family N-acetyltransferase, with amino-acid sequence MFETLDCSTLGSAFHIKQVNLEQLDEVLALYQTNPLYFKHCPPESSRESAREELTNYPASSSPNKKYYLGCWQGEQLVAVMDVGLDYPTDRTAWIGLFMVHAQHQYTGFGIKLFYLLQDLLARANYHELQLAYVKTYPEATHFWTKVGFEPIGGKVQQGPLYLVVAQKRI; translated from the coding sequence ATGTTTGAAACACTCGATTGTTCCACTCTTGGTTCTGCTTTTCACATCAAGCAGGTCAACTTGGAGCAGCTGGATGAGGTCCTCGCACTCTACCAAACCAATCCGCTTTATTTTAAGCATTGCCCACCAGAGTCCAGTAGGGAAAGTGCAAGGGAGGAGTTGACCAATTATCCTGCCTCCAGTAGCCCTAATAAGAAATACTATCTCGGTTGCTGGCAAGGTGAGCAGCTAGTCGCTGTTATGGATGTGGGGCTGGATTATCCGACAGACAGGACTGCCTGGATTGGCCTGTTTATGGTGCATGCTCAGCATCAGTACACAGGATTTGGTATCAAACTCTTTTACCTCTTGCAGGATTTGCTCGCTAGAGCTAACTACCATGAACTCCAACTCGCCTATGTCAAAACCTATCCAGAAGCCACCCATTTCTGGACAAAAGTCGGCTTTGAACCAATCGGGGGCAAAGTCCAGCAAGGCCCTCTTTATCTAGTTGTAGCTCAAAAGAGGATATAA
- a CDS encoding MazG-like protein: MTIRELLERSSAIRKTYRDLEIKHHGSEWTIEEDLLGLSNDIGNLNRLVMTKQGRYYDETPYSLEQKLVENIWWLVELSERLNVDLEAELERFLSDKENRFGISRKGADDDNNFCS, translated from the coding sequence ATGACCATTCGGGAATTACTGGAGCGTAGCTCTGCCATTCGGAAAACCTATCGGGATTTGGAAATCAAGCACCACGGTAGTGAGTGGACGATTGAAGAGGATTTGCTAGGCTTGTCAAACGATATTGGTAATCTCAACCGCCTTGTCATGACCAAGCAAGGACGTTACTACGATGAAACGCCCTATAGCTTGGAGCAAAAACTGGTTGAAAATATCTGGTGGTTAGTGGAGCTATCCGAGCGTTTGAACGTCGATCTTGAAGCAGAACTAGAAAGATTCTTGTCTGATAAAGAAAACCGTTTTGGCATATCAAGGAAAGGAGCAGATGATGACAACAACTTTTGTAGCTGA
- the ccpA gene encoding catabolite control protein A, with amino-acid sequence MNTDDTVTIYDVAREAGVSMATVSRVVNGNKNVKENTRKKVLEVIDRLDYRPNAVARGLASKKTTTVGVVIPNIISSYFSTLAKGIDDIAEMYKYNIVLANSDEDDDKEVSVVNTLFSKQVDGIIFMGYHLSDKIRSEFSRSRTPVVLAGTVDIEHQLPSVNIDYKQATIDAVSMLAERNEKIAFVSGPLVDDINGKIRLSGYKAALKKEKLTYSEGLVFESKYSYDDGYQLAERVIASKATAAFVTGDELAAGLLNGLSDHGVNIPEDFEIITSDDTQVSRFTRPNMTTIGQPLYDLGAISMRMLTKIMHKEELEEREVLLAHSIVERKSTKK; translated from the coding sequence ATGAATACAGACGATACAGTAACGATTTACGATGTCGCCCGTGAAGCAGGAGTTTCCATGGCAACGGTCAGTCGTGTTGTCAATGGAAATAAAAATGTGAAGGAAAACACACGTAAGAAAGTCTTGGAAGTCATTGATCGCTTGGATTATCGACCGAATGCGGTGGCGCGTGGCCTCGCAAGTAAGAAAACGACAACTGTCGGCGTTGTGATTCCAAATATCATTAGCAGTTATTTCTCAACCCTTGCTAAAGGAATTGATGATATTGCTGAGATGTATAAGTATAATATTGTCCTTGCAAATAGCGATGAGGACGATGATAAGGAAGTCTCTGTGGTCAACACCCTCTTTTCAAAGCAGGTGGATGGCATCATTTTTATGGGCTATCATTTGAGCGATAAGATTCGTTCTGAATTTTCTCGTTCACGCACACCAGTGGTTCTTGCAGGGACGGTAGATATCGAACATCAATTACCAAGTGTCAATATTGACTACAAGCAAGCAACGATTGATGCGGTAAGTATGTTGGCAGAGCGCAATGAGAAGATTGCTTTTGTATCTGGACCTTTGGTGGATGACATCAATGGCAAGATTCGCTTGTCAGGCTATAAAGCGGCCTTGAAAAAGGAAAAATTGACCTATAGCGAAGGTTTGGTTTTTGAGTCCAAGTATAGCTATGATGATGGCTACCAGCTAGCAGAGCGCGTGATTGCTTCAAAGGCAACAGCAGCCTTTGTTACAGGTGATGAGCTGGCAGCAGGACTCTTAAACGGCTTGTCTGACCATGGTGTCAACATTCCAGAAGATTTTGAAATTATCACGAGTGACGATACGCAAGTGTCACGCTTCACGCGTCCAAATATGACGACGATCGGTCAACCTTTGTATGATTTGGGAGCGATTAGTATGCGGATGCTGACAAAGATTATGCACAAGGAAGAGTTGGAAGAGCGCGAGGTTCTGCTTGCTCACAGCATTGTCGAGCGTAAATCCACTAAAAAATAA
- a CDS encoding ISL3 family transposase has translation MERLNNTTNLIGIKDKNITITSAYKSKSHILIQATLDYPAPPCPHCQGKMIKYDFQRESSIPMLDIQGFPTLLKLRKRRFKCKCCLRVSVSQTPLVKKHHQISQPIWDKITQLHTEKLTNSDIARRLHISVSVVQRKLNQFSFKEQFSQLPKILSWDEFSRNKGKLAFIAQDFQTKKIITILENNRQTTIKNYFLKYTREMRENVKVVTMDMAGNYIPIINFLFPKAKIVLDRFHIMQHLSRAMMSTRIAIMKNCNKGSLPYRAMKHHWRILQKDSRKLSNKLFYSRTFRQTLTPREVVQKTLDLSEELRHYYNLYQLLLFHFQEKNSEAFFGLIEDYLPTVNSTFKTVFTTFLKYRQYITNAIELPYSNAKLEATNKLIKDIKRQAFGFKNFKNFKAKILIALNIQKERTNLILSRMG, from the coding sequence ATGGAACGACTTAATAATACCACAAATCTTATCGGAATAAAAGATAAAAATATCACCATCACTTCTGCTTACAAGTCTAAATCCCATATCCTCATTCAAGCAACCTTAGATTATCCTGCTCCTCCTTGTCCTCACTGCCAAGGAAAGATGATAAAATATGACTTCCAACGAGAATCCTCTATTCCTATGCTTGATATTCAAGGATTTCCTACTCTTCTAAAACTGAGAAAACGCCGCTTTAAATGCAAGTGTTGTCTACGTGTATCCGTTTCTCAAACGCCTCTCGTCAAGAAACATCATCAAATTTCTCAACCTATCTGGGATAAAATCACTCAACTACATACGGAAAAACTAACGAACTCCGATATTGCTAGAAGACTTCATATCTCTGTCTCTGTGGTACAGAGAAAACTGAATCAATTCTCCTTCAAGGAACAGTTCTCACAATTACCTAAAATCCTCTCGTGGGATGAATTCTCTCGAAATAAGGGAAAGCTGGCATTTATCGCTCAGGATTTTCAGACCAAAAAGATTATCACTATTCTTGAGAATAATCGGCAAACAACCATTAAAAACTACTTCCTCAAATACACGAGAGAGATGAGGGAAAACGTCAAAGTCGTAACTATGGATATGGCTGGAAACTACATCCCCATCATTAACTTCTTATTCCCGAAAGCAAAGATTGTCCTGGATCGTTTCCATATTATGCAGCACCTGAGCAGAGCTATGATGTCCACGCGAATTGCCATTATGAAGAACTGTAACAAGGGTTCTCTTCCTTATCGTGCTATGAAACATCATTGGAGAATCCTCCAAAAGGACAGCCGAAAACTCTCTAACAAACTCTTTTATTCTCGAACCTTTAGACAAACCTTAACCCCTAGAGAAGTGGTTCAAAAGACCTTAGACTTGTCAGAGGAACTAAGGCACTATTATAACCTGTATCAACTCTTGCTTTTCCATTTTCAGGAGAAGAACAGCGAGGCATTCTTCGGACTGATAGAAGACTATTTACCTACTGTGAATTCTACTTTCAAAACAGTCTTTACAACCTTTCTCAAATACAGACAATACATTACCAATGCAATTGAATTACCTTATTCAAACGCTAAGCTAGAAGCTACTAACAAACTTATCAAAGACATCAAACGACAAGCTTTTGGTTTTAAAAACTTTAAAAACTTCAAAGCTAAAATTCTCATCGCTTTAAACATACAAAAAGAGAGAACCAACCTGATTCTCTCTCGTATGGGGTAA
- a CDS encoding glycosyltransferase family 4 protein — protein MRIGLFTDTYFPQVSGVATSIRTLKTELEKLGHTVFIFTTTDKDVNRYEDWQIIRIPSVPFFAFKDRRVAYRGFSKALEIARQYQLDIIHTQTEFALGLLGIWIAKELRIPVVHTYHTQYEDYVHYIAKGVLIRPSMVKYMARGFMSELDGVICPSEIVYDLLVNYKIKAEKRVIPTGIELAKFERPEISPEHIAQLRERLGIRDQTTMLLSLSRISYEKNIQAVLKALPMVLKEQEDVCLVVAGDGPYAADLKEQARQLGIEDKVIFTGMIAPSETALYYKAADFFVSASTSETQGLTYLESLASGTPIIAHGNPYLDNVIDDPMFGTLYYVERDLAGAILEAMLATPDMETEKLNQKLYEISAENFGKRVYEFYLDATISKDFHNELHPEESMTKRMAKSMVYLPTKAIAMPVNGSVRIFRASKKQIKQIKKYLR, from the coding sequence ATGCGAATTGGTCTTTTTACGGATACCTATTTCCCCCAAGTATCAGGGGTGGCTACCAGTATCCGCACGCTTAAAACGGAGTTAGAAAAGCTAGGGCACACGGTTTTTATCTTTACGACGACAGATAAGGATGTCAATCGCTATGAGGATTGGCAGATTATTCGGATTCCAAGTGTCCCATTTTTTGCATTTAAAGATCGGCGTGTGGCTTATCGAGGCTTTTCAAAAGCCTTGGAGATTGCACGCCAATATCAGCTAGATATTATTCATACGCAGACCGAGTTTGCCTTGGGATTACTAGGAATTTGGATTGCCAAAGAACTGCGGATTCCGGTCGTACATACCTATCACACCCAGTATGAGGATTATGTGCATTATATTGCAAAAGGCGTCTTGATTCGTCCAAGTATGGTGAAGTATATGGCGCGTGGCTTTATGAGCGAGCTTGATGGGGTGATTTGTCCGAGTGAAATTGTTTATGATTTATTAGTCAATTACAAGATTAAGGCAGAAAAACGGGTCATTCCGACAGGGATTGAGCTAGCCAAGTTTGAGCGACCAGAGATTTCGCCTGAGCACATTGCGCAGCTCAGGGAGAGATTGGGCATTCGTGATCAAACGACGATGCTCCTAAGCCTGTCACGAATTTCTTATGAGAAAAATATTCAAGCTGTGCTTAAAGCTCTGCCTATGGTCTTAAAAGAGCAAGAAGATGTATGCTTGGTGGTGGCAGGAGATGGTCCGTATGCGGCGGATTTAAAAGAGCAGGCAAGACAGCTAGGGATTGAGGATAAGGTTATCTTTACAGGCATGATTGCGCCGAGCGAAACAGCGCTTTACTATAAGGCAGCAGACTTTTTTGTATCTGCTTCAACCAGTGAAACACAGGGCTTGACTTATCTTGAAAGTCTAGCAAGTGGCACACCGATTATCGCGCATGGCAATCCCTATTTGGATAATGTCATTGACGATCCGATGTTTGGCACGCTTTATTATGTGGAACGGGATTTGGCTGGGGCGATTTTAGAAGCTATGCTGGCTACTCCAGATATGGAGACGGAAAAACTCAATCAGAAACTCTACGAGATTTCAGCTGAGAATTTTGGCAAGCGAGTCTATGAATTTTACTTGGATGCTACTATTTCCAAAGACTTTCACAATGAGTTGCACCCTGAGGAATCCATGACCAAGAGAATGGCGAAATCCATGGTTTATCTGCCAACCAAGGCGATTGCCATGCCAGTCAATGGCTCGGTCCGCATATTTCGAGCATCTAAAAAGCAAATCAAGCAAATTAAGAAATATCTACGATAA
- a CDS encoding glycosyltransferase gives MKVLLYLEGKAVLEKSGIGRALHHQMKALDLAGIPYTTDPLGDYDVVHINTYGPGSLRLLHKAKKKGKKVIMHGHSTKEDFQNSFIGSNFFASLFGKYLTHMYQKADFIITPSEYSKRLIQGYGVTTPIVAVSNGIDLKKYQKDPRKEEVFKKHFGIKEGDKVVVCAGLYFKRKGIEDFVEVAKRMPDVRFIWLGSINKLIIPRKIRDLVLFNHPENVEFPGYFKGAVFEGAMSGSDAFFFPSYEETEGIVVLEALASYQHVVLRDIPVYGGWIDENSAELGKTVDDFVESLYKILEGKVDKREAGYKVAQSRSIDDVAYQLVEAYKTVLEM, from the coding sequence ATGAAAGTGTTACTCTATTTAGAAGGCAAGGCTGTGCTTGAGAAATCAGGGATTGGTCGTGCCCTTCATCATCAAATGAAAGCTCTTGATTTGGCAGGGATTCCCTACACCACAGATCCGTTGGGAGACTATGATGTGGTGCATATCAATACCTATGGTCCAGGGAGCCTGCGGCTCCTCCACAAGGCAAAAAAGAAGGGAAAAAAGGTCATTATGCATGGACACTCGACCAAGGAAGATTTTCAAAATTCCTTTATCGGGTCTAACTTTTTTGCTTCTTTATTTGGGAAATATCTGACTCATATGTATCAAAAGGCGGATTTTATCATTACACCGTCTGAATACTCCAAGCGCTTGATTCAAGGTTACGGGGTGACGACGCCGATCGTTGCGGTATCAAATGGGATTGACCTCAAAAAATACCAAAAAGATCCTCGAAAAGAAGAAGTGTTCAAAAAACACTTTGGCATCAAAGAGGGGGATAAGGTTGTTGTCTGTGCAGGGCTTTATTTCAAACGAAAAGGGATTGAGGATTTTGTCGAAGTAGCCAAACGAATGCCAGATGTGCGTTTTATCTGGCTGGGGAGCATCAATAAGCTCATCATTCCACGGAAAATTCGTGATTTGGTGCTCTTTAATCATCCTGAAAATGTGGAGTTTCCAGGGTATTTTAAGGGGGCTGTTTTTGAAGGAGCCATGAGTGGTAGTGATGCCTTTTTCTTCCCCTCTTATGAGGAGACAGAAGGTATCGTGGTCTTAGAAGCCCTTGCTAGTTACCAACATGTGGTTCTACGTGATATTCCCGTTTATGGGGGCTGGATTGATGAGAATTCTGCCGAGCTAGGAAAGACGGTTGATGATTTTGTGGAGTCTCTTTACAAGATTTTAGAGGGTAAAGTTGATAAGAGAGAGGCGGGTTACAAAGTCGCCCAAAGTAGATCCATTGATGATGTTGCCTATCAGTTGGTGGAGGCTTACAAAACAGTATTGGAGATGTAG
- a CDS encoding IS30 family transposase — protein MSYHHFTIDERESILIYRTKGMTFSQIARLLHRHPSSISRELKRHSKQGNYSPSRAQTAYHLAKSHCGRKRKLEIDTELSQTVKHLFLECQWSPEEIEGRLRLERERPVISYQTIYRAIYRGHFDDTPLSHGARGVVRKLRHHGKTRHTQSHVEKRGKIPISHTIHERPTAANERSRIGDWEADTVAGKTGKACLVTLTDRHSRFLKIQKVAVKKSKLVIEAMVNMLESLPKETVTPDRGKEFSGHPELTEKLNVEVYFPDPHAPWQRGTNENTNGLLREYFPKGSDLTEVEHLIIQEWEDKLNNRPRKCLNWKTPYEIFYGINVHLI, from the coding sequence ATGAGCTACCATCATTTTACCATAGATGAACGAGAAAGTATTCTGATTTATCGTACTAAAGGGATGACCTTTTCTCAAATAGCACGACTATTACATCGGCACCCCTCAAGTATTAGCCGTGAATTAAAACGTCATTCAAAACAAGGCAACTATTCGCCTAGTAGGGCACAAACAGCTTATCATCTCGCTAAATCGCATTGTGGGCGAAAAAGGAAATTAGAAATAGACACTGAACTCAGTCAGACCGTCAAGCATCTTTTTCTTGAGTGTCAATGGTCGCCAGAAGAAATTGAGGGGCGATTACGTTTAGAACGAGAAAGACCCGTCATTAGTTATCAAACCATTTATAGAGCTATCTATCGCGGTCACTTTGACGACACGCCTCTTTCACATGGTGCTCGTGGGGTTGTTCGCAAACTTCGTCACCATGGTAAAACACGCCATACACAATCCCATGTGGAAAAGCGAGGAAAAATTCCTATTTCTCATACCATTCATGAGAGACCAACAGCAGCTAATGAACGCTCGAGAATAGGTGATTGGGAAGCCGATACTGTTGCTGGAAAGACTGGAAAAGCTTGCCTAGTAACACTCACTGATAGGCATTCCCGCTTCCTCAAAATTCAGAAAGTAGCTGTCAAGAAAAGTAAATTGGTTATAGAAGCCATGGTAAATATGTTAGAGTCCCTACCAAAAGAAACAGTGACTCCTGATAGAGGTAAGGAATTCTCAGGACATCCTGAACTCACCGAGAAACTAAATGTCGAAGTCTATTTTCCTGATCCTCATGCTCCTTGGCAACGAGGAACAAACGAGAATACAAATGGCTTATTGCGAGAGTATTTTCCAAAAGGAAGTGACTTAACAGAGGTAGAACACTTGATCATTCAGGAATGGGAAGATAAATTAAACAACAGACCACGAAAATGTCTAAACTGGAAAACACCTTATGAAATTTTTTATGGGATAAATGTGCACTTAATTTGA
- a CDS encoding Xaa-Pro peptidase family protein, producing the protein MTKINDILTQLQSADLDMAVFSDPVSINYLTGFYSDPHERQMFLFISPDSAPLLFVPALDAERARQTVDFAVVGYVDSESPWAKIKAALPSNNCKRIGLEFDNLILTKYQGLKTVFEHAEFDNLAPIINRMRLIKSADEIQKMMIAGKWADKAVQIGFDAISLEKTETDIIAEIEFAMKREGLEMSFETMVLTGDNAANPHGIPGPHKVENNALLLFDLGVMANGYASDMTRTVAVGQPDQFKKDIYQLTLEAQEAALAMIKPGVTAHDVDRAAREVIEKAGYGEYFNHRLGHGIGMDVHEFPSIMEGNDLVLEEGMCFSVEPGIYIPGKVGVRIEDCGVITKNGFEVFTDTSKDLLYFG; encoded by the coding sequence ATGACCAAAATCAATGATATTCTAACTCAGTTGCAATCAGCCGATTTGGACATGGCTGTCTTTTCTGACCCTGTTTCCATCAACTACCTGACAGGCTTTTACAGCGACCCGCACGAACGCCAAATGTTCCTCTTTATTAGTCCAGATAGCGCACCGCTCCTTTTTGTGCCAGCACTTGATGCTGAGCGGGCACGCCAGACCGTTGATTTTGCGGTAGTTGGCTATGTAGATTCAGAAAGTCCGTGGGCGAAAATCAAAGCTGCACTACCATCTAACAACTGCAAGCGTATTGGACTTGAATTTGACAACCTCATTCTCACCAAGTATCAAGGTTTGAAAACAGTATTTGAACATGCTGAATTTGACAATCTCGCGCCAATCATCAACCGCATGCGCTTGATTAAATCAGCCGATGAAATTCAAAAAATGATGATTGCTGGAAAATGGGCTGACAAGGCCGTACAAATCGGCTTTGACGCTATTTCACTGGAAAAGACCGAGACGGACATCATCGCAGAAATTGAATTTGCCATGAAACGTGAAGGGCTTGAAATGAGCTTTGAAACCATGGTCTTAACAGGAGATAACGCTGCCAATCCTCACGGTATTCCTGGTCCTCACAAGGTGGAAAACAATGCCCTCCTCCTCTTTGACCTTGGGGTCATGGCAAATGGCTATGCCAGCGACATGACCAGAACCGTAGCAGTTGGTCAGCCTGATCAATTCAAAAAAGATATCTACCAGCTCACACTTGAAGCCCAAGAAGCTGCGCTTGCCATGATTAAACCAGGTGTGACAGCGCATGACGTTGACCGTGCAGCTCGTGAAGTGATTGAAAAAGCGGGCTACGGTGAGTATTTCAACCACCGCCTAGGACACGGAATCGGCATGGATGTTCACGAATTTCCGTCAATTATGGAAGGAAATGACCTCGTGCTTGAAGAAGGCATGTGCTTCTCAGTTGAGCCAGGTATCTACATCCCAGGCAAGGTCGGTGTCCGCATTGAAGACTGCGGTGTCATAACCAAAAACGGCTTTGAAGTCTTCACCGACACAAGCAAGGATTTGTTGTATTTTGGATAA